DNA from Stutzerimonas decontaminans:
TCTATCTGTTCTCCCCCGCCATCATGGACTGGTGGATCGACCCCAACGGAGCTTGGTATCGGCCCTACCTGCTGTGGCTGATCCTGATCGTGGTGACCTTCATTCTCCAGAGCCAGCGCGATGCAGACGAGCTTTAGCCTGAGCCAGCTGATCCTGATCAGCGCCGCCTACCTGTTCATGCTGTTCGGTGTGGCCTGGGTCAGCGAACGCGGCCTGATTCCACGCTGGATCATTCGCCATCCTCTGACCTACACCCTGTCGCTGGGCGTCTATGCCAGCGCCTGGGCGTTCTACGGCACCGTTGGCCTGGCCTATCAGTACGGCTATGGCTTCCTTGCCACGTACCTGGGCGTCTGCGGCGCCTTTCTGCTGGCGCCGGTGCTGCTCTACCCGATCTTGCGGATCACCCGCACCTACCAGCTTTCGTCGCTCGCCGACCTGGTGGCATTCCGCTTCCGCAGCACCTGGAGCGGCGCCCTGACCACCATCGTCATGCTGATCGGCATGCTGCCGTTGCTGGCCCTGCAGATCCAGGCGGTGGCCGATGCCATTGGCATCCTCACCCTGGAACCCCTGCAGGAACGCGTGGCGCTGGGCTACTGCCTGATGATCATGCTGTTCACCATCCTCTTCGGCGCCCGCCATATCGCCACCCGAGAAAAACATGAAGGCCTGGTGTTTGCCATCGCCTTCGAATCAATCGTCAAGCTGGTGACCTTCGGTGCGATCGGCCTCTATGCCCTTTATGTGGTATTCGGCGGCCCGCATCAGCTGGAGATCTGGCTGCTGCAGAACCAGTCGGCGCTGCAGGCATTGCACACGCCGTTGCAGGAAGGCCCCTGGCGCACGCTGCTGCTAGTGTTCTTCGCCTCGGCCATCGTGATGCCGCACATGTACCACATGACCTTCACCGAAAACCTCAACCCCCGTGGCCTGGTCAGCGCCAGCTGGGGCTTGCCGCTCTATCTGCTGCTGATGAGCCTGGCCGTGCCGCTGATTCTCTGGGCCGGACTGAAGCTGGGGGTGAGCACCAACCCGGAGTACTTCACCCTCGGCCTGGGGATTGCCGCGCAGAACGAGACCCTGGCGCTGCTCGCCTTCGTTGGTGGCCTGTCAGCGTCCAGCGGGTTGATCATCGTCAGCACCCTGGCGCTGTCGGGCATGGCACTCAACCATCTGGTGCTGCCGCTGTATCAGCCATCCAGCGAAGGCAACATCTACCGCTGGCTGAAGTGGACGCGGCGCAGTCTGATCTTCGCCATCATCATGGCCGGCTACGGCTTCTATCTGCTGCTGGGCGCCGAGCAGGACCTGTCCAATCTCGGCATCGTCGCCTTCGTCGCCACCCTGCAGTTCCTTCCAGGCGTGCTTTCGGTGCTCTACTGGCCGACCGCCAACCGCCGCGGCTATATCGCCGGTCTGCTGGGAGGCATCGGCGTCTGGGTGGTGACCATGCTGTTGCCGCTGGTAGGCAACTTGGATGGCTTCTATATCCCGCTGTTCAACGTCGTCTACGTGCTCGACGACACCAGCTGGCACCTGGCGGCGATCGCCTCGCTGGCGGTCAACGTGCTGGCGTTTTCGTTGTTCTCGATCTTCAGCGAAACCAGTCCCGAGGAGCAGAGTGCTGCCGAAGCCTGTGCCGTAGAAAATGTTCGCCGCCCGCAACGGCGCGAGCTGATGGCCGCCTCGCCACAGGAGTTCGCCACCCAGCTGGCCAAGCCTCTCGGCGCCAAGACCGCCCAGCGCGAAGTGGAGCAGGCACTACGCGACCTGCAACTGCCCTTCGACGAACACCGCCCCTACGCGCTGCGTCGTCTGCGCGACCGTATCGAAGCCAACCTTTCCGGACTGATGGGCCCGAGCGTGGCCCAGGACATCGTCGAGAACTTCCTGCCCTATAAAAACGGCGCCGAGGGCTACATCACCGAGGACATCCATTTTATCGAGAGCCGCCTGGAGGAATATCACTCGCGCCTGACCGGCCTGGCCGCTGAGCTCGATGCGCTGCGCCGCTACCACCGCCAGACCCTGCAGGAGTTGCCCATGGGGGTCTGCTCGCTGGCCAAGGATCAGGAAATTCTCATGTGGAACCGGGCGCTCGAGGAGCTGACCGAAATTCCGGCGCTGCAAGTGGTCGGCTCCCGTCTCTCGACCATCGCCGAGCCCTGGCGCAGTCTGCTGAGCAACTTCATCGAACAGGCCGACGAACACCTGCACAAGCAGCGCCTGGCACACAATGGCCATCGGCGCTGCCTCAACCTGCACAAGGCCGCGATTGCCGAGCCGCTGGCGCCGGGCAACAGCGGTCTGGTGCTGCTGGTCGAAGACCTGACCGAAACCCAGCAACTCGAAGACCGCCTGGTGCACTCCGAGCGCCTGGCCAGTATCGGACGCCTGGCCGCTGGCGTGGCGCATGAGATCGGCAACCCGATCACTGGCATCGCCTGCCTGGCGCAGAATCTGCGGGACGAGCGCGAAGGCGACGGCGAGATCGTCGAGATCAGCGGCCAGATCATCGAGCAGACCAAGCGCGTGTCGCGCATCGTGCAATCGCTGATGAGCTTCGCCCATGCCGGCGAGCGCCAGCACCAGCTGTATCCGGTGAGCCTGGCGCAAGCCACGCAGGATGCCATCGGCCTGCTCTCGCTCAACCGCAACCGCACCGAGGTGCAGTACGTCAACATCTGCGATCCGACACACTTCGCCGAAGGCGATCCACAGCGCCTCGCCCAGGTGCTGATCAACCTGCTCTCCAATGCCCGCGACGCGTCGCCGCAAGGCGGCGTGATCCGCATCAGCAGCGAAGTTGCCGAGCAGACGGTGTACCTGACCGTCGAAGACGAGGGCAGCGGCATTCCCAAGGACATTCAGGACCGGCTATTCGAGCCATTCTTCACCACCAAGGACCCCGGCGAAGGCACCGGCCTGGGCCTCGCGCTGGTCTATTCGATCATTGAAGAGCATTATGGCCAGATCGATATCGACAGCCCGGCCGACCCGGAAACACAACGCGGCACCCGTTTTCGCATCACCCTGCCGCGGCATGTCGAAGCGTCCCATGCCGTAAGTTGAAGAGGCACCTGCCGTACCGGCGCTGCGCCGGTTCTGCCTCCAGACCGTCGAGAGAGTACTGATGTCACACATTCTGATCGTCGAAGACGAAACCATCATCCGCTCCGCGCTGCGACGCCTCCTCGAGCGCAACCAATACGAGGTCAGCGAAGCCGGTTCGGTGCAGGAAGCGCAGGAGCGCTACAGCATTCCGGGTTTCGACCTCATCGTCAGTGACCTGCGCTTGCCCGGCGCCCCCGGCACCGAGCTGATAAAGCTCGCCGAAGGCACACCAGTGCTGATCATGACCAGCTATGCCAGTCTGCGCTCGGCGGTGGACTCGATGAAGATGGGCGCGGTCGACTACATCGCCAAGCCGTTCGACCATGACGAGATGCTGCAGACCGTGGCACGCATTCTCAGTGACCATCAGCACAGCACCTCCACACAGGCACAACCTGCGCGCAGTGCGAGCACTGCAGCAGGCGACGCCGGCCGGGACGACATCGGCATCATCGGTCACTGCGCGCCCATGCAGGATCTGTTCGGAAAGATCCGCAAGGTCGCGCCGACCGACTCCAACGTCCTGATCCAGGGCGAATCGGGCACCGGCAAGGAACTGGTCGCCCGCGCGCTGCACAACCTCTCGCGGCGCGCCAAGGCGCCGATGATTTCGGTCAACTGCGCCGCCATCCCGGAAACGCTGATCGAATCCGAACTGTTCGGCCATGAGAAGGGGGCCTTCACTGGCGCCAGCGCTGGCCGCGCCGGCCTGGTTGAAGCCGCCGACGGCGGCACGCTGTTCCTCGACGAGATCGGCGAGCTGCCGCTCGAAGCCCAGGCACGCCTGCTTCGGGTCCTGCAGGAAGGCGAAATTCGCCGGGTTGGCTCGGTGCAATCGCAGAAGGTCGATGTGCGTCTCATCGCCGCCACTCACCGCGACCTGAAAACCCTGGCCAAGACCGGGCAGTTCCGTGAAGACCTCTACTACCGGCTGCACGTCATCGCACTCAAACTACCTCCGCTGCGCGAGCGCGGCAGTGACGTACTGGAGATCGCCAAGGCTTTCCTCGCACGCCAGGGCGAACGCATGAACAGCGACGACATGCATTTTTCCCGCGACGCAGAACAGGCTATTCGTCACTACTCTTGGCCCGGTAACGTGCGCGAGCTGGAAAACGCCATCGAGCGCGCGGCGATTCTCAGCGAAAGCCCGGAGATCGATGCCGAGCTGCTGGGCATCGATATCGAGCTCGATGAACTGGACGACGATTTCGACGAGCCCCTTGGCACCATTCGCGGAATTGCCACCGGCAATGAGCCGACCGAAGACCTCTCGCTAGAGGACTACTTCCAGCACTTCGTACTGGAACATCAGGACCACATGACGGAAACCGAGCTGGCGCGCAAGCTCGGCATCAGCCGCAAATGCCTATGGGAACGCCGCCAGCGCCTGGGCATCCCGCGGCGCAAGTCGAGTAGCACAGCTGGGTAATCTGTTACCGCCTTGCCATGACTCGTAACAAAAACCGGGAGCAACGGTAACGCTGCCCCGGTTTTTTCTTGCCCGCGCCGACCCACCAAATCCTCAAGCCACTGATATATAACGATTTTCAAAAACTGGCACGGCAACTGCTTTCTAAATGGCACAACAACAATAACAAGCAGATCCCACAATAAGAACAAGACGTAACGGCTCCAGCAAAATAACGACAAGAAGGCGGAGGCGCAGCTAACTGATTCTTTTGGAGAGGACATGCCACGGGGTTCGCCCCACGACCAGGCCGAGAACAATAAAAACTGCATCAAGCAGGGCCCGCACTGGTTGGATCGAAGATCAAGGCAATGTCAGCGACCAAAGAAATCCGTTTGCTATTAGCTCCTAGTACAGGAGCAATCTCGACGGCCATGGCCCAAGAGAGCAGGCGAACAACAAGAACAGCAACGCCTACTAATAACAATAAAAGCACGCGACATTATTCAGAGGGGAGCTTCGGCTCCCCTTTGTGCTATTCGGGATTTCCCATTTTCGTTCACCGCAGCCCGATGATCGTCGCTGCCGTGCTACCTCGCCCCCGCCAAGCACTGCCTGCGTGACGCGGCGCACGATGCTTTTTGACACCTCTCCGCGCATCGTTCAACATCGACCACTCTCGGTGCTAGAATCCGCGCAGGTTTCGCGGCCATTCGCGACACCGGCCCGTCTTCCGCCACACAGTTGCCCCTCATGCTGAAAAAGCTGTTCCAGTCTTTTCGTCTTCCTCTGCGCCGCATCCCGCATCCTCGCCGCACACCTGAAATTCTGTCCAGCCGGCAGCATTCCCTGCATCGCAACGAGATCAGTCGTTATGCGGTGAGCGTGGTCGAGCGCCTGCAACAGGCCGGTTACGAGGCTTATGTCGTGGGCGGCTGCGTGCGCGATCTGCTGTTGCAGCTGAATCCCAAGGACTACGACGTCGCCACCAGCGCAACGCCCGAGCAGGTTCGCGCCGAGTTCCGCAACGCGCGGGTGATCGGCCGCCGGTTCAAGCTGGTACACGTGCATTTCGGCCGCGAAATCATCGAAGTCGCTACCTTCCGCGCCAACCACCCGGACGAGGATGACGATGACGCCAGTCACCTGGCCTCGCGTAACGAGAGCGGACGCATCCTGCGTGACAACATTTATGGCAGCCTCGAGGACGACGCCCAGCGCCGCGATTTCACCATCAATGCGCTGTATTACGATCCGACCACCGAGCGCATCCTCGATCACACCCGCGGCGTGCACGACATCCGCAATCGCCTGATCCGCCTGATCGGCGATCCCGAGCAGCGCTACCAGGAAGATCCGGTACGCATGCTGCGTGCGGTGCGTTTCGCTGCCAAACTCGACTTCGAGATCGAGCGCCACAGTGCCGAGCCCATCGTTGACCTTGCCGATCTGCTCGACGGCATTCCCTCGGCGCGGCTGTTCGACGAGGTGCTCAAGCTGTTCCTCGGCGGCAAGGCCGAGCGCACCTTCGAACTGCTGCTCGAATATGACCTCTTCGCCCCGCTGTTTCCGGCCAGCGCCGCGGCGCTCGAACGCAACCCGGAATATGCCGGTACGCTGATCCGCAACGCTCTGGCCAATACCGATCTGCGCATCCAGCAGGGCAAACCGGTAACCCCCGCATTCCTCTTCGCCGCGCTGCTTTGGCCAGCCCTGCCCGCTCGCGTGCTGGAACTGCAGGATCGCGGCATGCCACCGATCCCGGCGATGCAGGAGGCTGCACACGACATCATCTGGGAGCAGTGCCAGCGCACTGCGATTCCCAAGCGTTTCACCATGCCCATGCGCGAGATCTGGGACATGCAGGAACGTCTGCCCCGCCGCCAGGGTCGCCGCGCAGATCAGCTGTTGGAGAACCCGCGCTTCCGTGCCGGCTACGACTTCCTCCTGCTGCGCGAAAGTGCCGGGGAGCAAACTGGAGGCCTGGGCGACTGGTGGACCGAGTACCAGGACGCCAGCGACAGCGAACGCCGCAACATGATCCGCGGCCTGAGCAACAAGGAAGAAGCCGGCGGAGCGAAGAAGCGTCGTCGCGGCGGGCGCCGCCGTCGGGCTCCGGGCGACAATGCCGGCACTCCGGCCGAGTAAGATGGAACGTGTCTATATCGGCCTGGGCAGCAACCTGGCCGAGCCGCAACAGCAACTACGCGGCGCCCTGCAAGCGCTGGCCGAGCTCCCGTATAGCCGCCTGGCCGCAGTCTCGTCGCTCTATGGCAGTGACCCGCTCGGGCCAGCTGACCAACCGCGTTACGTCAACGCTGTTGCTGCACTGGATACCAGCCTCGCACCGCTTGCCCTGCTCGACGCGCTACAGCGCATCGAACTGGCCCAGGGCCGCGAACGCAAAGCTGAACGGTGGGGGCCGCGCACCCTGGATCTGGACATCCTCCTGTTCGGCGAGCGGCTGATCGACGAGCCGCGTCTCACGGTTCCGCACTATCACATGCAGGCTCGGGCGTTCGTGCTCTATCCATTAGCCGAGATCGCCCCGGCAGAGCTGGTCCTGCCCGACGGCCGGACGCTCGTTGACCTGCTCGCAGCCTGCCCGTTCAGCGGCCTGGAGCGGCTCGGCGATGCGAGTGTCACCGCCGCGGTAACGAACGTAACGCGCGGGTAACACTCGCGATTGACTTACTCTGCTGCCGCCGGGACTATAAGCGCCCTCTGCCACCAGCGGCCGTAGCACCCTTTCGGTGCGCCGCCCGGCAATCCTGACCTCCGAGGCTCGAAGAGGACGGCATTCATGCCAGACGTAACCCTGACCACGCTGCAAGGGCTCAAGCAGAAGGGCGAGAAGATCGTCATGCTTACCTGCTATGACGCCACCTTCGCCAAGACCGCCTGCGATGCGGGCGTCGAGATGCTCCTGATCGGCGACTCACTCGGCATGGTCCTGCAAGGTCACGACAGCACCCTGCCGGTTACCGTTGCCGACATGGCCTACCACACCGCCAGCGTCAAACGCGGTAACCGTGGTGCAATGATCGTCGCCGACCTGCCGTTCATGGCCAACGCCACCACCGAGCAGACCCTGAACAATTCAGCCGTGCTTATGCAGGCTGGCGCGCACATGATCAAGCTGGAAGGCACCGCCTGGCTGGCCGAGTCGATCCGCCTGCTGGCCGAGCGTGGCATTCCAGTCTGCGCACACATGGGCCTGACGCCACAGGCGGTCAACCTCTTCGGCGGCTACAAGGTACAAGGCCGCGAAGAGGCCCAGGCACAGCAAATGCTGGAAGACGCCCAAGCGCTGGAAGCAGCCGGTGCGGCCATGCTGCTGCTCGAATGCGTGCCCAGCGAACTGGCTGCACGCATCACCCGCGCGGTGCAGATTCCTGTGATCGGTATCGGCGCCGGTAGCGACACCGACGGCCAGGTGCTGGTGTTGCACGATATGCTCGGGCTTTCGCTCAGTGGCCGCGTACCGAAGTTCGTCAAGAACTTCATGCGCGAGCACGGTGACATCCCCTCCGCCATCGCCGGCTATGTAAAAGCCGTCAAGGCCACCGAATTTCCCGCAGCCGAGCACGGTTTCTCCGCATGAACATCGTCAAGACCATCGCCGACCTGCGCGCTGCGGTCGCCCGCGCGCGCAGCGACGGCAAGCGCATCGGCTTCGTGCCGACCATGGGCAACCTGCATGCCGGCCATATCGCTCTGGTGAAGAAGGCTGGTCAGCGTGCCGACTTCGTGGTCGCCAGCATCTTCGTCAATCCGCTGCAGTTCGGCCCCAACGAGGACCTGGACAGCTATCCGCGCACCCTCGCGGCGGATCAGGACAAGCTGTTCGAAGCCGGCTGCCACTTACTCTTTGCACCCAGCGTGGAAGAGATGTACCCGCACGGCCAAGCCCAACAGACCATTGTCCGCGTCCCTGGCGTATCGGAAGGCCTGTGTGGCGGCAGTCGTCCCGGACACTTCGACGGTGTCTCCACCGTGGTGACCAAGCTGTTCAACATGGTGCTGCCGGATCTTGCCGTGTTCGGGCAAAAGGACTACCAGCAGCTGGCCGTGATCCGCACCATGGTTCGCGACCTGAACATGCCGGTGCAGATCCTTTCCGAGCCAATCGTTCGGGCCGAAGACGGCTTGGCACTGTCTTCACGCAACGGTTATCTGAGCGCAGACGAGCGCGCCACCGCCCCGGTGCTGTATCGCTCGCTGAAAGAGCTCGAAACGGCGATCAGGGGTGGCCGCCGTGATTATCCTGCACTGATCGCCGAAGGCCTGAACGCGCTGCAGGCTGCCGGCCTGCGACCGGACTATCTGGAGATTCGCAACGCCGTCGATCTGCAGCCTGCGAGCGACGCTTCCACCGAAGTAGTCATCCTCGCCGCCGCCTACCTGGGCAAGACACGGCTGATCGATAACCAGCTGGTAGACATCCGCACATCGGCCTGATCCCAGCCAATTGCCCGCAGCCTTGATCACGTTCGAGGCTTAAGGCACACTCTGCGCCGCTTGCGCACCCCGGAGGACCCCGCCATGCACGCCATCATGCTCAAGGCCAAACTGCACCGCGCCCAGGTAACTCACTCGGTGCTCGATTATGAAGGTTCCTGCGCCATCGACGGCGAGTGGCTGGACCTGGCCGGCATCCGTGAATACGAACAGATCCAGATCTACAATGTCGACAACGGTGAACGCTTCACTACCTACGCCATCCGCGGCGAGGAAGGCTCGAAGATCATCTCGGTCAACGGTGCCGCCGCCCACAAGGCCGGTGTTGGCCATCGTCTGATCATTTGCGCCTACGCTCACTACAGTGAGGCCGAACTGGCTAATTTCAAACCGCATGTGCTGTACATGGGTGCCGACGGCGAGCTGAGCCACACCAGCAACGCCATTCCGGTACAGGTTGCCTGAGTCAGCATTCAGGCGCTGTCGAATAGAAGCCCGAAGTGTTCCGCACTTCGGGCTTTTTCGTTTGAATATGACTGAGCAGTCGATAAGCGATCGGGTAAAAGCAAAGGCATGGGCGCAATAGAAGACAATGGCCCGGAACAGAGTGGGGGTTTCCCCTGTCTGAGCTGTCTCTGATGGCATAGGATGTGCCTTCACCGGCTCGGTCAAAGCCGGGTTCGGCCAGCATCCGCAGCATTCAGGACGAGTGCCGGCGCGCCCGCACGGTCATACACATCACTGAATCCTGTCGCGGCCATTGCGCGCCAGATGCGCACTACCGCAAGGATTCAGCGGCCTGTCAAAGCAAAGGAAGCCGCATCACCATGAGCTATTACCAGCATCCGCTCGATGTCACCGGCCTGCCGTCCTGGAAGGCCTTGGAAGAACACCGCCTGGCCATGCAGAACTTCAGCATGCGCGAAGCATTCAAGGCCGACCCGACGCGTTTCGATGACTTGTCGGTTTCCTGTAGCGGCCTGTTTCTCGACTACTCGAAGAACCTCATCACCCCCGAAACCCGCACCTTGCTGGTAAACCTGGCCCGCGAGGCCGGTGTCGAGCGGGCAGCCCACGCGATGTTCGAAGGCGAGCGGATCAACGCCTCCGAGAACCGTCCGGTGTTGCATACCGCACTGCGCCGCCCGATGGGCGAGTCGGTGATGGTCGACGGCAAGAACATCATGCGCGACGTGCACACGGCGCTGGCGCAGATGACCGATATCGTTACCCGCATTCACAACAACCTGTGGCGCGGCTTCAGCGACAAGACCATCACCGACGTGGTGAACATCGGCATCGGCGGCTCCTTTCTCGGCCCGCAACTGGTCTCCGAGGCGCTGTTGCCATTCACCCAGCATGGCGTGCGCACGCATTACCTGGCGAACATCGACGGCAGCGAATTTCGCGAAGTAACCGCCAAGCTGAACGTTGAAACCACCCTGTTCATCATCTCCAGCAAGACCTTCGGCACCCTCGAGACGCTGAAGAACGCCCAGGCGGCCCGCAACTGGTATCTGGGCAAGGGTGGCACCGAGGAAAAGCTCTACCGCCATTTCATCGCAGTCACCAGCAACAAGCAGGCGGCAATGGAATTCGGCATTCGCGAGAAGAACATCTTCCCGATGTGGGACTGGGTCGGCGGCCGCTACTCGCTGTGGTCGGCTATCGGCCTGCCCATTGCCCTTGCGATCGGCATGTCCAACTTCAAGGATCTGCTGTCTGGCGCCTACAGCATGGACCAGCATTTCCTCAGCGAGCCGTTCGAAAGCAACATGCCGGTGCTGCTGGCAATGCTGGGCATTTGGTACCACAACTTCTGGGGCGCGCAGAGCTACGCCTTCCTGCCCTACGACCATTACCTGCGCAACTTCGTCAAACACCTGCAGCAGATGGACATGGAGTCCAACGGCAAGAGTGTCCGCCAGGACGGCACGCCGGTTTCCTGCACCACCGGCCCGGTCATCTGGGGCGGCGTTGGTGCCAACGGCCAGCACGCCTACCATCAGTTGCTGCACCAGGGCACACCGCTGATTCCGGCGGATTTTATCGTTCCAGTGGTCAGCCACAACCCGGTCGCCGATCACCACGAATGGCTCTACGCCAACTGCCTGTCGCAAAGCCAGGCGCTGATGCGCGGCAAGACGCGCGAGGAAGCCGAGGCTGAACTGCGCGCCAAGGGCTTGAGCGAAGCCGAGGTGCAGCGTCTTGCGCCGCACAAGGTGATTCCGGGCAACCGGCCGAGCAATACCGTGGTGATGGAGACCATCAGCCCCGGTCGCCTCGGCGCGCTGATCGCGCTGTACGAGCACAAGGTGTTCGTCCAGGGCGTGATCTGGGGAATCAACTCCTTCGATCAATGGGGCGTGGAACTCGGCAAGGATCTGGGCAAGGCCGTCTACAACCAGATGACCCGCTTCGACGCTGCGCCGGCAGAAGATGCCTCCACTCAGGGCCTGATCGACTTCTTCCGCGGACGCCATCGCGGCTGATCACACCACCCGACCGGACAGCGCGCTGCTGTCCGGCCTCTCCACCTTCACCCTTATTACCCCAGCCACTTGGCGAGCCCCTGCGCCGCTTCAGGTAACATCGCCGCTTGCCAAGCCAACAGCGCTGTCGCCATGGAATTCATCCGCCGTCATATCGAAACCCGCGTACTCAGCCTTACCGGCCTGGCGATCGGCGGTGTGGATTATGAAAACCCACCCGGCGACCCCGGCCTGTTCGGGCCTGATTCAGTCTGTTGGCGCGTGCACGGCGATTTCACTTCGATGATGGTCGGCGGAATCTCTGCACTTCTATTGCAGGCGTTGCACCCGTTGGCGCTATCGGGGGTGTGGGATCACTCGAATTTCCGCGAGGACCTGCTCGGCCGGCTGCGGCGCACCGGGCAATTCATCTCCGCCACGACGTTCGGCAGCCACGCCGATGCCGACCGACTGATCGAGCGCGTCCAACGCATTCATGCCGGTGTCTCCGGCACCGCACCGGACGGCCGGCCCTATGCGGCGTCCGACCCCGACCTGCTGACCTGGGTGCATGTAGCCGAGGTCAGCAGCTTCCTCAAATCCCACTTGCGTTACCTCAACCCGACGCTTTCCGCTGCCGAGCAGGATCGCTATTACGCTGAAGTCGCGCTGATCGCCGAGCGCCTCGGCGCCCAG
Protein-coding regions in this window:
- a CDS encoding oxygenase MpaB family protein; this translates as MEFIRRHIETRVLSLTGLAIGGVDYENPPGDPGLFGPDSVCWRVHGDFTSMMVGGISALLLQALHPLALSGVWDHSNFREDLLGRLRRTGQFISATTFGSHADADRLIERVQRIHAGVSGTAPDGRPYAASDPDLLTWVHVAEVSSFLKSHLRYLNPTLSAAEQDRYYAEVALIAERLGAQDVPRSRAQIEAYLQSVRPQLQSDARALEILQILRTAPAPSPALRPFGTLMLHAGVELMPEWAAAMLGLTLSERRRQLIRAGVRSTAPILRWAVRSGSVHRARRRMGLPSR